In a genomic window of Halobacterium zhouii:
- a CDS encoding DUF7342 family protein, whose amino-acid sequence MSETDATDGPPPFEDAFSSDDVEQRIYGTILQTREPTTASAIADTVDCDPKTARKYLGWFDDLGIVTRHDGHPATYERNDAYFEWRRINQLAANHSVEELQERVRELTMRITEYEEAYDAASPAAVDAVAAAEGSEERTIDNVYSDLADWATAREERDRYERARQQRTGGEREQASG is encoded by the coding sequence ATGTCCGAAACAGACGCCACCGATGGGCCGCCCCCCTTCGAGGACGCGTTCAGCAGCGACGACGTCGAACAACGCATCTACGGCACCATCCTGCAAACCCGCGAGCCGACGACGGCGAGCGCGATCGCCGACACTGTCGACTGTGATCCAAAAACCGCCCGGAAGTACCTTGGCTGGTTCGACGACCTCGGCATCGTCACCCGCCACGACGGCCATCCAGCCACCTACGAGCGCAATGACGCGTACTTCGAGTGGCGACGAATCAATCAGCTCGCAGCCAACCACTCCGTTGAGGAACTGCAGGAACGTGTTCGTGAACTCACGATGCGCATCACCGAGTATGAGGAGGCGTATGACGCCGCGTCACCGGCCGCCGTCGACGCCGTTGCCGCTGCGGAGGGCAGCGAGGAGCGGACCATCGACAACGTGTACAGCGACCTCGCCGACTGGGCGACCGCCCGCGAGGAGCGTGACCGCTACGAACGCGCACGCCAGCAACGCACGGGTGGCGAGCGCGAACAAGCGTCCGGGTAG
- a CDS encoding DUF7558 family protein has product MQQTLSGCAFCDALPGAELGDARTWGKDELVTHPICVDCAIQERPDPDELDHHACDGCGRIVDTLPALTTFRVELGHLDGTLHLCVRCSPNGPATYWTRDLDEHLVARSQSG; this is encoded by the coding sequence ATGCAACAGACACTTTCCGGGTGTGCGTTCTGCGATGCGCTCCCCGGCGCGGAACTAGGCGACGCCCGCACCTGGGGGAAAGACGAACTCGTCACACACCCGATTTGCGTCGACTGCGCAATTCAGGAGCGTCCTGATCCCGACGAACTCGACCACCACGCCTGCGACGGCTGTGGACGCATCGTCGATACGTTGCCGGCACTCACGACCTTCCGCGTCGAACTCGGCCACCTCGACGGAACACTACACCTCTGTGTCCGCTGTAGTCCCAACGGGCCAGCGACGTACTGGACGCGAGACCTCGACGAGCATCTCGTTGCCCGCTCCCAGTCCGGATAG
- a CDS encoding winged helix-turn-helix domain-containing protein produces the protein MSRTSNRANGDIIRDFLSVADLLEEPALAQLYAHIAREGEATVQELMDALDLAQGTAYTYVNRLVDAGVIEATNDEQPRTYVAREIDLTVTAADGAREYTITPALIDAVGRRATDDDIDTYIDRHGIAGLATALTYTVDRERGEVTHRLMARDLDISPLAAEIILQALEPVVHEHFDIEESGASIADIEGVDRDAVDDDA, from the coding sequence ATGTCACGCACCTCAAACCGAGCCAACGGCGACATCATCCGCGACTTCCTCTCAGTCGCGGACCTCCTCGAGGAGCCAGCCCTCGCCCAGCTGTACGCGCATATCGCCCGAGAGGGGGAAGCAACCGTTCAGGAACTCATGGACGCCCTCGACCTCGCGCAGGGCACGGCCTACACCTACGTGAACCGGCTGGTCGACGCCGGCGTCATCGAGGCGACGAATGACGAGCAACCCCGGACGTACGTCGCTCGCGAGATTGACCTGACTGTCACGGCCGCTGACGGCGCTCGCGAGTACACGATCACGCCCGCACTCATCGACGCCGTCGGGCGGCGCGCGACCGACGACGACATCGATACCTACATCGACCGGCACGGGATCGCCGGTCTCGCGACAGCGCTCACCTACACCGTCGACCGAGAACGGGGCGAGGTTACCCACCGATTGATGGCCCGTGATCTCGATATCTCGCCGCTCGCCGCCGAGATCATCCTCCAGGCGCTCGAACCCGTCGTCCACGAGCACTTCGATATCGAGGAGTCGGGCGCGTCGATCGCGGATATCGAGGGTGTCGACCGAGACGCCGTCGACGACGACGCGTGA
- a CDS encoding DNA-binding protein — translation MSSKNVTSDVVSVDEQAFEKHDESEVDEDGFEVVDETPEFQATVQMEVQAKVDSNHPDARVEAGPDHMFGKTLEQEERIQAREAELERISAQAELGTQEGREKRTRDIAAKRSAKRRIEFQKRRASVDPMADPDRPDPRAELEQEQLAAVNEESMRLAEKLDGWSRASISRRLAEAVVTGKDMMSAVVGVFEELQTAPGQVIPIGKVEDVNRKEVSIEGTITQLWEPSSPAIAQVGLIEDESGRTKFTSWKASDAPWMEEGERVRIHGAAKNWYQGRVSVALTGWSTVLFPERGRWWE, via the coding sequence ATGTCAAGTAAGAACGTCACCAGTGATGTAGTTTCGGTCGATGAACAGGCATTTGAAAAACACGATGAATCAGAAGTCGACGAGGATGGCTTCGAGGTCGTCGATGAGACCCCGGAGTTCCAGGCGACGGTGCAGATGGAGGTGCAGGCGAAAGTCGATTCAAACCATCCGGACGCGCGAGTCGAAGCGGGGCCGGATCACATGTTCGGGAAGACCCTCGAACAAGAAGAGCGCATCCAGGCGCGGGAGGCTGAGCTGGAGCGCATCAGTGCCCAGGCCGAACTCGGGACGCAGGAGGGTCGGGAGAAGCGGACGCGAGATATCGCGGCAAAACGAAGTGCGAAGCGGCGGATTGAGTTCCAGAAGCGGAGAGCGAGCGTGGATCCGATGGCAGACCCGGATCGGCCGGACCCACGTGCAGAGCTCGAACAGGAGCAGTTGGCGGCTGTGAACGAAGAGTCGATGCGGCTGGCCGAGAAGCTGGATGGCTGGTCGCGGGCGTCGATCAGTCGGCGGCTGGCTGAGGCGGTCGTCACGGGGAAAGACATGATGAGTGCGGTCGTCGGGGTGTTCGAGGAGCTCCAGACGGCGCCGGGCCAGGTGATCCCGATTGGGAAAGTCGAGGATGTGAACCGAAAGGAGGTGAGCATCGAAGGAACGATTACACAGCTGTGGGAGCCGTCGAGTCCAGCCATTGCCCAAGTTGGACTCATCGAGGACGAGAGCGGGCGCACGAAATTCACGAGTTGGAAAGCGTCGGACGCACCGTGGATGGAGGAAGGAGAGCGTGTGCGGATTCACGGGGCGGCGAAGAACTGGTATCAGGGGCGCGTCTCAGTGGCCCTGACCGGGTGGAGCACCGTGCTGTTCCCCGAGCGCGGTCGGTGGTGGGAGTAG
- a CDS encoding transcription initiation factor IIB — MATREIYETSFDEDVQTDSSANQCPECDGRVTTNAVETVCEDCGLVVDEQRIDHGPEWRAFDKDKRGRTGAPLTAARHDRGLSTEIGRGTDANGNTLSGRKRRQVARMRREQTRGRFQSKAERNLAHGLGEIRRIVSALELSETIRDQACRLFRSAQNEDLLRGRSIEAMATASVYGACRCNGLSRTLDDVTDPAHVEQSRVRNAYKTLNTELGLPAKPVTPSAFVPRLASELDVPDRIRQRARKLAEDSESTGVTTGVCPSGFAAACLYKAGHEQGQLLTQSAVAAVANVSIVTVRTHRDALDELAV, encoded by the coding sequence ATGGCAACAAGAGAAATCTACGAGACATCGTTCGACGAAGACGTACAGACTGACTCCAGCGCGAACCAGTGTCCCGAATGCGACGGCCGGGTCACCACCAATGCGGTCGAAACCGTCTGCGAGGACTGTGGCCTCGTCGTCGACGAGCAGCGAATCGATCACGGGCCAGAGTGGCGAGCGTTCGACAAGGACAAGCGCGGACGGACGGGTGCACCGCTCACGGCGGCGCGGCACGACCGAGGGCTATCGACCGAGATCGGCCGTGGAACTGACGCGAACGGGAACACACTCTCCGGACGGAAGCGGCGGCAGGTGGCCCGGATGCGCCGGGAACAGACCCGGGGACGGTTTCAGTCGAAAGCCGAGCGCAACCTCGCACATGGCCTCGGTGAGATCCGCCGGATCGTGAGCGCACTCGAGCTGTCCGAGACGATTCGTGACCAGGCGTGTCGACTCTTCCGGAGCGCCCAGAACGAAGACCTCCTCCGAGGACGGTCGATTGAAGCGATGGCCACCGCGAGCGTCTACGGCGCCTGTCGGTGCAACGGACTCTCGCGAACCCTCGACGACGTCACCGACCCGGCGCACGTCGAGCAGTCGCGGGTGAGGAACGCGTACAAGACGCTGAATACGGAACTCGGCCTCCCAGCCAAGCCCGTGACGCCCAGTGCGTTCGTTCCGCGGCTCGCATCAGAACTCGACGTCCCAGATCGGATCCGGCAACGGGCCAGGAAGTTGGCGGAAGATTCCGAATCGACGGGAGTTACCACGGGCGTTTGCCCGTCAGGATTCGCCGCGGCCTGCCTGTACAAAGCGGGGCACGAACAGGGACAGTTGCTCACACAGTCAGCGGTCGCAGCGGTCGCGAACGTTTCAATAGTAACCGTCCGGACTCACCGAGACGCACTGGACGAACTAGCTGTCTAA
- a CDS encoding DUF6166 domain-containing protein — protein sequence MSGTIDSRSLEQTRPRDDRDVVYVGYRQRGRAVVEKLPGQEQLTLERSLEMANHSPSGFEWGYGGSGPAQLALALLLDYTDDEQVALAQYTEFKNEVVSQLDCTGRDGRWRLTGSDIDAALREISDGAVAPSI from the coding sequence ATGAGTGGAACTATCGACTCACGATCGCTCGAACAGACACGCCCGAGGGATGACCGCGACGTCGTCTACGTCGGCTACCGACAGCGCGGACGCGCCGTCGTGGAGAAGCTACCTGGACAAGAACAGCTCACTCTAGAGCGGAGTCTCGAGATGGCGAACCACAGCCCCTCGGGCTTCGAGTGGGGATACGGTGGCAGTGGCCCGGCGCAACTCGCGCTCGCGCTTCTGCTGGATTATACCGACGACGAGCAAGTTGCGCTAGCGCAATACACCGAGTTCAAAAACGAGGTCGTGAGCCAGTTGGACTGCACTGGTCGCGACGGGCGCTGGCGACTCACCGGCAGTGACATCGACGCAGCCCTTCGCGAAATCTCCGATGGAGCCGTCGCACCGTCTATCTGA
- a CDS encoding DUF7389 domain-containing protein: MSEHTQPSRADVESSGNSEQPSQTEHVERTDVGVSLTVKLKRGTGTRDEDQIKAKVKAKTLEDAREDMETLRAYIHDLAEDVRQIQPADPHEE; the protein is encoded by the coding sequence ATGTCGGAACACACCCAGCCGTCTCGTGCGGATGTCGAATCGTCAGGGAACAGTGAGCAGCCGTCACAAACGGAGCACGTCGAGCGCACTGACGTCGGTGTCTCGCTGACCGTGAAGCTCAAACGCGGAACCGGGACACGAGATGAAGACCAGATCAAGGCCAAGGTGAAAGCGAAAACGCTGGAAGATGCCCGGGAGGACATGGAGACGCTTCGAGCGTACATCCACGACCTCGCCGAGGACGTCCGCCAGATCCAGCCAGCAGACCCACACGAAGAGTAA
- a CDS encoding helix-turn-helix domain-containing protein, whose protein sequence is MYEACGEKEFKVLLALDTGDSISGVARKIDENRETIRRVVNRIEEAGYVAYDDGLQLVDQTLRDVGLEFLAVAADTSPPSIPEAYVLPQFAGMDYAFTAIDAVYVWTRGGYQVARDPEDYPLFIAVREQDVDAWTAFFDRFGIPVAQERQPADDLDGAIQVVLEPRSQIEAEMVDGRPVIPLQETVAFANEYYATFESALDMLGRMYDDVDTDATYRMEPA, encoded by the coding sequence ATGTACGAAGCGTGTGGCGAGAAGGAATTCAAGGTGCTCCTCGCGCTCGATACGGGGGACTCCATCTCGGGCGTCGCGCGGAAGATCGACGAGAACCGGGAGACGATCCGTCGCGTCGTGAACCGCATCGAGGAGGCCGGGTACGTCGCGTACGATGACGGCCTCCAGCTCGTCGATCAGACGCTCCGTGACGTCGGTCTCGAGTTCCTGGCCGTGGCAGCAGACACCTCGCCGCCATCGATCCCGGAGGCGTACGTCCTCCCACAGTTCGCTGGCATGGACTACGCATTCACCGCTATCGATGCCGTCTACGTCTGGACACGCGGTGGCTACCAGGTCGCCCGCGACCCGGAGGACTATCCGCTGTTCATCGCTGTTCGCGAGCAGGACGTCGACGCCTGGACAGCGTTCTTCGACCGATTCGGGATTCCGGTCGCACAGGAACGACAACCGGCCGACGACCTCGATGGTGCGATACAGGTTGTTCTCGAGCCGCGGTCACAGATCGAGGCCGAGATGGTCGACGGCCGGCCCGTCATCCCGCTCCAAGAGACCGTGGCGTTCGCAAACGAGTACTACGCGACCTTCGAGTCGGCACTCGACATGCTCGGCCGAATGTACGACGACGTCGACACTGATGCGACCTACCGCATGGAGCCAGCCTAA
- a CDS encoding nucleotidyltransferase domain-containing protein, which yields MSQEDRSEALIEVLEELEQSEIGFVLVGGYAISQFEPRFSTDLDLVIAPDDYDEVVAFLQQHGFERTAEFDVPAEETIYNREIECFERTEGLPHPVGVDILVNGLGCRQTEAEWSFDYLRTHSSPTTISGGTRSTTARAAAGEVLVAAKLHSGRKTDLADVLAAIPSIDLDRVETHLHRGDADALRQQLSDAHAFIEEGGLDHRFKSLFGQSSASAEDIETLLEFLDQQQ from the coding sequence ATGAGCCAGGAAGACCGAAGTGAGGCACTCATCGAAGTGCTCGAAGAACTAGAGCAGTCAGAAATTGGGTTCGTCCTCGTTGGCGGATACGCGATCAGTCAGTTCGAACCACGGTTCTCGACCGATCTCGATCTCGTCATCGCACCGGACGACTACGACGAAGTCGTTGCATTCCTCCAACAGCATGGCTTCGAACGGACAGCGGAGTTCGACGTCCCAGCAGAGGAAACCATCTACAACCGGGAAATCGAATGCTTCGAGCGAACCGAAGGACTACCCCACCCGGTCGGCGTGGACATCCTTGTGAACGGCCTCGGCTGCCGACAGACCGAAGCAGAGTGGTCGTTCGACTATCTGCGCACGCACAGTTCCCCGACGACGATTTCAGGCGGTACTCGGTCAACGACTGCACGAGCAGCTGCCGGCGAGGTCCTCGTCGCCGCGAAACTCCACAGTGGCCGGAAAACAGATCTCGCAGATGTCCTTGCTGCGATTCCCTCGATCGATTTAGATCGAGTCGAGACACATCTGCATCGCGGAGATGCTGATGCCCTTCGGCAACAGCTCAGTGACGCACACGCGTTCATCGAAGAGGGTGGGCTCGATCACCGGTTCAAGAGTCTGTTCGGCCAATCATCGGCCTCGGCCGAAGACATCGAGACGCTTCTCGAATTCCTCGATCAACAGCAGTAG
- a CDS encoding DUF7568 family protein, translated as MPRITNWVRESRTPKLAYRNTETNAHAVLHRAPDTYIHKWRAAILVDGYPVWTRGFATKEATSLRDELRKRPQPELPCPECPNDDVVVGQKSADGAKVQRWFECRECGYESRSAIIYGPER; from the coding sequence ATGCCACGAATTACAAATTGGGTGCGTGAGAGCCGTACCCCGAAACTAGCGTATCGGAACACAGAGACCAACGCACATGCGGTGCTTCACCGAGCGCCGGACACGTACATCCACAAGTGGCGGGCTGCGATTCTCGTCGATGGCTATCCGGTGTGGACGCGCGGATTCGCGACGAAGGAAGCCACATCGCTTCGCGATGAACTCCGAAAACGGCCCCAGCCTGAACTACCCTGTCCAGAGTGTCCGAACGACGACGTCGTCGTCGGCCAGAAGAGTGCCGACGGCGCGAAGGTCCAACGGTGGTTCGAGTGTCGAGAGTGTGGCTACGAAAGCCGCTCAGCGATCATCTACGGCCCCGAGCGCTGA
- a CDS encoding AbrB/MazE/SpoVT family DNA-binding domain-containing protein codes for MSTDDPEVTTVTSKGQITIPSRLREQFGLEKGTKLMVVPTDYGLVLKKLELPSVEEFQHRVEERSEEVDLSMDEVTQLVHDARSADE; via the coding sequence ATGAGTACTGACGACCCTGAAGTCACGACGGTTACCTCGAAGGGACAGATCACGATCCCGAGTCGGCTTCGCGAGCAGTTCGGCCTCGAAAAAGGGACGAAGCTGATGGTCGTCCCGACAGACTACGGTCTGGTCTTGAAGAAACTCGAACTCCCCTCGGTCGAAGAGTTCCAGCACCGAGTCGAAGAGCGATCGGAAGAGGTCGATCTCTCCATGGATGAGGTCACTCAGTTGGTCCACGACGCGCGGAGCGCCGATGAATGA
- a CDS encoding putative toxin-antitoxin system toxin component, PIN family, producing the protein MRAVLDTNVLISSVIATGVPHDVVVRGFNSEYEIIVSVATLTEFRETLLKYPEKFHMDEEDVQQEVETIRYYAEFVDPDEDITAVDDDPDDDKFLEAAVAGHVDYLVSGDRHLLDLDSFQGIDIVDPRTFYEYLTAR; encoded by the coding sequence ATGAGAGCCGTTCTCGATACGAACGTCCTCATTTCAAGCGTCATCGCAACTGGTGTCCCCCACGACGTGGTCGTCAGGGGGTTCAATAGCGAGTATGAGATTATCGTGTCCGTCGCGACGCTGACTGAGTTTCGAGAAACGCTGTTGAAATACCCAGAGAAGTTCCACATGGACGAAGAAGACGTCCAGCAGGAGGTCGAAACAATCCGGTATTACGCAGAGTTCGTCGACCCAGACGAGGACATCACAGCGGTTGATGATGATCCCGATGACGACAAATTTCTTGAGGCCGCCGTGGCGGGTCACGTGGACTATCTCGTTTCTGGCGATCGGCATCTACTCGATCTCGACTCCTTCCAAGGGATCGACATTGTCGACCCGAGAACGTTCTACGAGTATCTGACCGCCCGCTAG
- a CDS encoding low molecular weight phosphatase family protein — translation MSTNTDSAEPIRIAFMCVQNAGRSQMSTAFAERERDRRGLDDRVEILTGGTHPADHVHEEVIEVMDEAGFALSDRTPREITIDELQSCDYVATMGCSTLDVGEVGSAVEVRDWALDDPDGADLERVREIRDEIEQRVIALFDEFSVAT, via the coding sequence ATGTCCACGAATACTGATTCGGCTGAGCCGATTCGTATCGCCTTCATGTGCGTCCAGAACGCTGGCCGCTCCCAGATGTCCACGGCGTTCGCAGAGCGAGAACGCGACCGCCGTGGTCTCGACGACCGCGTCGAAATCCTGACTGGCGGGACGCATCCGGCCGACCACGTCCATGAGGAAGTAATCGAGGTGATGGACGAAGCGGGGTTCGCCCTCTCTGATCGAACACCGCGTGAAATCACGATTGACGAACTCCAATCGTGTGATTACGTTGCGACGATGGGCTGTTCCACGCTGGATGTCGGCGAGGTTGGGAGTGCTGTCGAGGTGCGCGACTGGGCGCTCGACGATCCCGATGGAGCGGACTTGGAGCGAGTGCGCGAAATCCGTGACGAAATCGAACAGCGGGTCATCGCGCTGTTCGACGAATTCAGCGTCGCTACATAA
- the arsB gene encoding ACR3 family arsenite efflux transporter, with the protein MSNVDAHEHGPNCDCESCGDPRSMDFLDKYLTVWIFGAMAIGVGLGYVAPSVTEPIQNLHLVGIGLVVMMYPPLAKADYSQLATVFSNWRVLGLSLIQNWLIGPTLMFTLAVVFFSGLVPGLPARPEFFLGLIFIGMARCIAMVLVWNELAEGSTEYVTGLVAFNSLFQIITYGVYVWFFALFLPPLLGMETLVAGITTFDITPMQVFEAIVVFLGIPFAAGFLTRYIGTRTKGEEWYDEVFIPKIDPLTLVALLFTIIVMFATQGENIIAAPADVLLIAVPLTIYFVVMFFVSFGMGRGIGADYSTTTAIGFTAASNNFELAIAVAVAVFGVGSGVAFTTVIGPLIEVPVLLALVNVALYFQRKLDWTDSETGSPGPSAPEPTTNDD; encoded by the coding sequence ATGAGTAACGTCGACGCCCACGAGCACGGGCCGAACTGCGACTGTGAGAGCTGTGGTGACCCGCGGTCGATGGACTTCCTCGACAAGTATCTCACCGTCTGGATCTTCGGTGCGATGGCGATTGGCGTGGGACTGGGCTACGTCGCCCCGTCAGTGACCGAGCCAATCCAGAATCTCCACCTCGTGGGAATCGGCCTCGTTGTGATGATGTACCCACCGCTGGCGAAGGCGGACTACTCACAGCTCGCGACAGTGTTCAGCAACTGGCGGGTGCTCGGGCTGAGTCTCATCCAGAACTGGCTCATCGGCCCGACGCTGATGTTCACGCTCGCAGTCGTCTTCTTCAGCGGGCTCGTTCCCGGCCTGCCGGCTCGCCCCGAATTCTTCCTTGGCCTCATCTTCATCGGGATGGCCCGGTGTATCGCGATGGTCTTGGTCTGGAACGAACTCGCCGAGGGTTCGACCGAATACGTGACCGGGCTGGTCGCGTTCAACAGCCTGTTCCAGATCATTACCTACGGGGTGTACGTCTGGTTCTTCGCGCTGTTCCTGCCCCCACTACTGGGGATGGAGACACTCGTCGCTGGCATCACCACCTTCGACATCACGCCGATGCAGGTGTTCGAGGCGATCGTCGTCTTCCTCGGTATTCCCTTCGCGGCAGGGTTCCTCACTCGCTATATCGGGACACGGACCAAGGGCGAGGAGTGGTACGACGAGGTGTTCATCCCGAAGATCGACCCCCTGACGCTGGTCGCGCTGCTGTTCACCATCATCGTGATGTTCGCCACGCAGGGCGAGAACATCATCGCCGCGCCTGCAGACGTCCTGTTGATTGCAGTGCCGCTGACGATCTACTTCGTGGTGATGTTCTTCGTGAGCTTCGGCATGGGCCGGGGCATCGGTGCGGACTACTCGACGACGACAGCGATTGGCTTCACGGCTGCCTCGAACAATTTCGAGCTGGCGATAGCAGTCGCGGTCGCGGTGTTCGGCGTCGGCTCCGGTGTTGCCTTCACGACCGTCATTGGTCCGCTCATCGAGGTGCCGGTTTTACTCGCGCTGGTCAACGTCGCCCTCTATTTCCAGCGGAAACTCGACTGGACTGACTCCGAGACTGGAAGTCCCGGACCATCCGCTCCTGAACCGACCACGAACGACGACTAA
- a CDS encoding ArsR/SmtB family transcription factor, giving the protein MAQATDRLRRYLDDELGECRSEDVERRLDELGTLEAALGAPQVNAELDVLSALANETRYTLVRVLVAAQEELCVCELHAVVDVSESGLSHALSALVDAGLVDGRKDGRWKKYRATNRAVALVTVLEGSVSDE; this is encoded by the coding sequence ATGGCACAAGCCACAGATCGATTACGACGCTATCTCGATGACGAACTCGGGGAGTGTCGCAGCGAGGACGTCGAGCGTCGGCTCGACGAACTCGGCACCCTCGAAGCAGCACTCGGAGCACCGCAGGTGAATGCTGAACTCGACGTCCTTTCGGCACTCGCCAATGAGACGCGCTACACGCTCGTTCGTGTGCTCGTGGCGGCCCAGGAGGAACTCTGCGTCTGCGAGTTGCACGCGGTCGTCGACGTGAGTGAGAGCGGGCTAAGTCATGCTCTCTCGGCACTCGTCGACGCGGGCCTCGTCGACGGGCGAAAGGACGGTCGCTGGAAGAAGTACCGGGCGACCAACCGCGCAGTCGCCCTCGTGACCGTCCTCGAAGGGAGCGTGAGCGATGAGTAA
- a CDS encoding RidA family protein has protein sequence MSSESTTRTRVVSRASEATRKQRDGTEFTGAFGQRTGDSDLLFVEGQLPERDGTVESDDSASKQLELCLENLESVLAQHGRTVENVLQVTLYLADMDAYEQVNETYEQYFEETYPARTTVGVCELLGGAAVTVDAVVAVE, from the coding sequence ATGTCGAGCGAATCAACCACCCGAACCCGTGTTGTCTCGCGTGCAAGTGAAGCTACTCGCAAACAACGTGACGGAACTGAGTTTACGGGCGCATTCGGCCAGCGAACCGGTGATTCGGATCTCCTCTTTGTCGAGGGGCAGCTCCCGGAACGGGATGGAACAGTGGAAAGCGATGACTCTGCGTCGAAGCAGCTGGAACTCTGCCTGGAGAACCTCGAATCCGTCCTCGCTCAGCACGGGCGGACCGTTGAGAACGTGCTCCAGGTCACGCTCTACCTCGCGGACATGGACGCGTACGAGCAGGTGAACGAGACGTACGAGCAGTACTTCGAGGAGACGTATCCCGCGCGGACAACGGTCGGCGTCTGTGAACTGCTCGGCGGTGCCGCAGTCACCGTCGACGCCGTCGTCGCCGTCGAATAA
- a CDS encoding permease, protein MLPPGLGEALLDSWDYFLHLAVILVPLFIGASFLVGLAQEYLPPEKVERKLRGHDEGTGNVAAAGLGAVTPFCSCSTVPVLAGLLQAGAPLGLAFSFLLASPLVNEIAILLLIGLFGIEVTVYYVLITFVAAVIGGIVIGRLGLVEHVKDVRVVEETNQAVATDGGTADCCAGSPVTANQTHRQHVETAAREAWSFFVDTLPYLILGMTLGALIHGVVPVDVLHAVLGSENPLAVPLAAVAGAPVYISLSGMLPIAASLSEQGIAIGTVLAFVVGGAGVSIPNLILLNKLFERRLLFVYAGTVVTIGVVVGVVFNVFIV, encoded by the coding sequence ATGCTTCCACCAGGTCTTGGCGAGGCACTCTTGGATTCCTGGGACTACTTCCTCCACCTCGCCGTCATTCTCGTCCCGCTATTCATCGGGGCTTCGTTCCTCGTGGGCCTCGCGCAAGAGTACCTACCCCCGGAGAAAGTCGAGCGCAAGCTCCGCGGCCACGATGAAGGAACCGGCAACGTCGCTGCCGCTGGATTAGGAGCTGTCACGCCGTTCTGTTCGTGTTCGACGGTTCCCGTCCTCGCCGGGTTGCTCCAAGCAGGGGCACCGCTCGGACTCGCGTTCTCGTTCCTGCTCGCATCGCCCCTCGTCAATGAGATCGCTATCCTCCTGCTTATCGGCCTCTTCGGAATTGAAGTCACTGTCTACTACGTCCTCATCACGTTCGTTGCCGCTGTCATCGGTGGCATCGTCATCGGACGGCTCGGATTGGTCGAGCACGTCAAAGATGTCCGTGTCGTCGAAGAGACGAACCAGGCCGTCGCAACGGACGGTGGGACGGCTGACTGCTGTGCAGGTAGTCCAGTTACGGCGAACCAGACGCACAGACAGCACGTCGAGACGGCCGCACGTGAAGCGTGGTCGTTCTTCGTCGATACGCTCCCGTACTTGATTCTGGGGATGACGCTCGGGGCGCTGATTCATGGTGTCGTTCCCGTCGACGTGCTCCACGCCGTCCTCGGGTCGGAGAATCCGCTGGCCGTGCCACTGGCGGCGGTGGCCGGTGCGCCGGTCTACATCAGCCTCAGCGGGATGCTCCCCATCGCGGCGTCCCTGAGTGAACAGGGGATTGCTATCGGGACTGTCCTCGCGTTCGTCGTCGGTGGCGCGGGCGTGAGCATTCCGAACCTGATTCTACTGAATAAGCTCTTCGAGCGCCGGCTGTTATTCGTCTACGCTGGTACTGTCGTCACGATTGGAGTCGTCGTTGGTGTCGTGTTCAACGTCTTCATCGTCTGA